In Desulfovibrio sp. UIB00, the following are encoded in one genomic region:
- a CDS encoding methyl-accepting chemotaxis protein: protein MGKISTMQKLFGLCLLLSLFPVAIGGYAVRSLQKLTFDLNTLYNVHMKGLDQTRALNITVLRIVRDEKNLIISDDEQEIEKYLQILNNEYKEYNSILQDLPNYFVTTRGYELLASINAAAKEWRAAHDRVVELGRNVDPAANKEAQKLSSTLGNDKQRALAQTIQTIVDSKINTAKRLNDSSAAMYQQAFWITVAGIAMSVLVGLCAGYFLARNMLRQLGDEPASLSDLALDIAGGNLNAEFNPRRSEIGVFGAMKQMVATLKSKIAEADQKSLEAKEESERAQKATVEAEEARKQAERAKAEGMLQAAQQLEGVVQVVSSASEELSTQIEQSSRGADEQSSRVRETATAMEEMNATVLEVARNAQQAADISHQARQQAQEGSKIVTDAVKSIESVHSQSIAIKEDMDALGKQAEGIGQIMGVIADIADQTNLLALNAAIEAARAGDAGRGFAVVADEVRKLAEKTMTATQEVGQAITGIQEGTRKNIHNVEVTGVSIEEAARLSVTSGESLKQILKFVNMVNDQVQSIATASEQQSAASEEINHSVEQVATISSETAQAMDQASRAVADLAQQSQALQRLIVEMKKG, encoded by the coding sequence ATGGGAAAAATTTCTACAATGCAGAAACTTTTTGGTTTGTGTTTGCTGCTCTCGCTATTCCCAGTTGCAATAGGTGGATACGCGGTAAGAAGTTTGCAAAAACTTACGTTTGATTTAAACACGCTATATAATGTGCATATGAAAGGGTTAGATCAAACACGTGCGTTAAATATAACTGTTTTGCGTATTGTGCGAGATGAGAAGAATCTAATCATAAGCGACGATGAACAAGAGATAGAAAAGTATTTGCAAATTTTGAATAACGAATACAAAGAGTACAACAGTATTCTACAGGATTTGCCAAACTATTTCGTTACAACACGTGGCTATGAACTGCTTGCAAGCATTAATGCTGCTGCGAAAGAGTGGCGCGCTGCCCATGATCGGGTGGTTGAGCTGGGAAGGAATGTTGACCCGGCCGCCAATAAAGAAGCGCAAAAGCTTTCGTCTACCCTCGGCAATGACAAACAACGCGCTCTTGCCCAAACAATCCAGACAATTGTTGACTCCAAAATCAATACTGCCAAACGGCTTAATGATTCCAGTGCGGCCATGTACCAGCAGGCGTTTTGGATTACAGTGGCAGGCATTGCCATGTCGGTGCTTGTAGGGCTGTGCGCAGGGTATTTTCTCGCACGAAATATGCTGCGTCAGCTTGGCGACGAGCCTGCTTCCCTTTCTGATCTTGCACTTGATATTGCCGGTGGAAACTTGAACGCGGAGTTTAATCCCCGCCGGTCAGAGATTGGCGTGTTTGGGGCCATGAAGCAGATGGTTGCCACACTGAAGTCAAAGATTGCCGAAGCCGATCAAAAGAGCCTCGAGGCCAAGGAAGAGTCAGAGCGAGCCCAAAAAGCGACGGTAGAAGCTGAAGAAGCCAGAAAGCAAGCTGAACGCGCCAAGGCCGAGGGCATGCTTCAGGCTGCGCAGCAGCTTGAGGGGGTTGTCCAGGTCGTATCCTCTGCTTCAGAAGAACTTTCCACGCAAATTGAACAATCCAGTCGTGGGGCAGATGAACAGTCTAGCCGTGTGCGCGAAACCGCAACCGCCATGGAAGAAATGAACGCCACAGTTCTGGAAGTTGCACGCAATGCCCAACAGGCTGCTGACATTTCTCATCAGGCGCGGCAGCAGGCCCAGGAAGGCTCTAAAATTGTCACTGATGCCGTTAAAAGTATTGAATCTGTTCACTCCCAATCCATTGCCATTAAGGAAGACATGGATGCTTTGGGTAAGCAGGCCGAAGGTATCGGGCAGATTATGGGTGTGATTGCCGATATTGCTGATCAAACAAACCTGCTGGCTCTGAACGCCGCCATCGAAGCCGCTCGTGCAGGTGATGCCGGGCGTGGATTTGCTGTGGTTGCCGATGAAGTGCGCAAGCTTGCTGAAAAGACCATGACCGCTACCCAAGAGGTGGGGCAGGCCATCACAGGTATTCAGGAAGGTACGCGCAAGAATATCCACAACGTGGAGGTGACTGGTGTGTCCATTGAAGAAGCCGCAAGGCTTTCAGTCACGTCTGGTGAATCGCTCAAGCAGATTCTGAAATTTGTCAACATGGTCAACGACCAGGTTCAGTCCATTGCAACGGCTAGTGAGCAGCAATCCGCAGCAAGCGAAGAGATCAATCATTCTGTGGAACAGGTAGCAACCATTTCGTCTGAAACTGCTCAGGCAATGGATCAGGCATCAAGGGCTGTGGCTGACCTTGCGCAGCAGTCCCAAGCATTACAGCGCCTCATAGTTGAAATGAAGAAGGGATAA
- a CDS encoding radical SAM protein — translation MHFVKAKEILSAKNGMNIYRGCSHGCIYCDSRSACYGMEHEFEDIEVKENAIELLDNALQRKRKKCMIGTGSMTDPYIPAEMEIGNVRKALSLIHEHGFGFTVITKSDRILRDLDLLQKIHEKTKCVVQITLTTHNEDLCKKLEPNVSTTKERFNVLLRLRDAGIPTVVWLCPILPFINDTKENIAGILEYCAEANVRGIINFGMGMTLRQGNRQYFYSQLDRHFPGMKEKYIRAYGTQYILSSPNNKYLMDFSRHYCLQHGIMHEPEPIFQYMKTLEEKQAHRQLSLFG, via the coding sequence ATGCATTTTGTGAAAGCAAAGGAAATTTTATCCGCTAAAAACGGCATGAATATCTATCGCGGATGTTCGCATGGATGTATTTACTGCGATTCGCGCAGCGCTTGCTATGGCATGGAGCATGAGTTTGAAGATATAGAAGTAAAGGAAAACGCCATAGAGCTGCTTGATAACGCACTTCAGCGCAAACGCAAAAAGTGCATGATTGGCACAGGCTCCATGACAGATCCATACATTCCGGCAGAAATGGAAATCGGAAATGTCAGAAAGGCCTTGTCGCTGATACATGAGCATGGCTTTGGCTTTACCGTGATCACAAAGTCAGATCGGATACTGCGCGATCTCGACCTGTTGCAAAAAATTCATGAAAAGACCAAATGCGTTGTTCAGATAACCCTGACCACACACAATGAAGATTTGTGCAAAAAGCTGGAACCGAACGTAAGCACCACAAAGGAGCGCTTTAACGTGCTGCTTCGCTTGCGCGATGCAGGGATACCGACTGTGGTATGGCTTTGCCCCATACTCCCCTTCATCAATGATACAAAAGAAAATATCGCGGGGATTCTGGAGTACTGCGCCGAGGCAAATGTGCGCGGCATCATTAATTTTGGCATGGGAATGACGCTTCGCCAGGGGAACCGGCAATACTTCTATAGCCAGCTTGATCGGCACTTTCCCGGAATGAAGGAAAAATACATCCGGGCCTATGGCACGCAATACATACTGAGCAGTCCAAACAACAAATACCTGATGGACTTTTCCCGCCATTACTGTTTGCAGCATGGCATCATGCATGAGCCTGAGCCGATTTTTCAATATATGAAAACTCTTGAAGAAAAGCAGGCCCACAGGCAACTGAGCCTCTTCGGGTGA
- a CDS encoding RICIN domain-containing protein has protein sequence MKNTQKAIKKASGMAAYSRLIILLTLCLIFPQTALAAIIADGDYLVQMADSNLAVVSSGMTVRERVTLGQNEQAGIWRFEHLGNDFYKIIAPRLAMVLDSSESKKYNGVPIIIFPWHGGRNQRWKVIAKEEFYTLTNQETSLALDLKGNAQRAGTVFQGYAETTSRGQLFRLTPVDRQNPPATVRDSNEKPLVKSFSNGPAGQ, from the coding sequence ATGAAGAACACGCAGAAAGCCATAAAAAAGGCTTCAGGCATGGCCGCATACTCCAGGCTGATTATTCTGCTGACCTTGTGCCTTATTTTTCCGCAAACCGCCCTTGCCGCTATAATTGCGGATGGCGACTACCTTGTTCAGATGGCAGACAGCAATCTGGCAGTAGTTTCCAGCGGTATGACAGTGAGGGAGCGGGTTACACTTGGACAGAACGAACAGGCGGGCATATGGCGCTTTGAGCACCTTGGCAACGACTTCTACAAAATTATTGCACCCAGGCTGGCAATGGTGTTGGATTCATCTGAAAGCAAAAAATACAATGGCGTTCCTATCATCATATTCCCTTGGCACGGCGGCAGAAATCAGCGTTGGAAGGTCATTGCAAAGGAAGAATTTTACACTCTCACCAATCAAGAAACCAGCCTCGCCCTTGACTTAAAAGGCAATGCGCAACGCGCGGGCACGGTTTTTCAGGGGTATGCCGAGACCACCTCGCGAGGACAACTTTTTCGTCTGACTCCAGTGGACAGACAGAACCCACCAGCAACGGTACGCGACAGCAATGAAAAACCGCTTGTCAAATCCTTCAGCAACGGGCCTGCGGGCCAGTAG
- a CDS encoding methyl-accepting chemotaxis protein, which produces MQKLFGLSLLLSIFTVLVGAFGVMELSNISDDVDELYSVHMRGLDIARSINISVLRIVRDEKNLIISKTAEESQKQIKSLADEYAVLDSYLKEIQKYFISAEGQKLLSKMSGVIKEWQNIHNKTVELGKSTDPAMKARAQEISSTTGREKTQNLAAIIQDVVDTKIDYAQKVSLQSKADYILARNITVGGVVLSLLLGLGLGYMLARNMLRQLGDEPASLADLALRIAGGDLNAQFNPHRGEIGVFGAMKQMVATLKGKIAEADQKSQEAREESERAQQATLEAEAARKQAERAKAEGMLQAARQLEGVVEIVTSASEELSAQIEQSSRGADEQSSRVRETATAMEEMNATVLEVAKNAQQAADVSSQAQKQALEGAKIVSDAVKSIESVHNQSLSIMDDMNALGQQAEGIGQIMSVIADIADQTNLLALNAAIEAARAGDAGRGFAVVADEVRKLAEKTMSATQEVGQAISGIQEGTKKNIDNVDKSAESIEEATQLSIRSGDSLKQILEHVHMVNDQVQSIATASEQQSAASEEINHSVEQVATISSETAQAMEQAAKAVADLAEQSQVLQGLIRDMKSQG; this is translated from the coding sequence ATGCAAAAATTGTTTGGGTTAAGTTTGTTGCTTTCAATATTTACCGTTCTCGTAGGGGCCTTTGGTGTAATGGAGTTAAGCAATATATCTGATGATGTAGATGAGCTGTATTCTGTTCATATGCGAGGGCTTGATATCGCGCGATCAATAAACATCAGCGTGCTGCGCATTGTCCGTGATGAAAAAAATCTTATCATAAGCAAAACTGCAGAGGAAAGCCAAAAACAGATTAAATCCCTTGCAGATGAATACGCAGTTCTAGATAGTTACCTTAAAGAAATACAAAAATATTTTATTTCAGCAGAGGGGCAAAAGCTCCTTTCAAAAATGTCTGGCGTGATAAAAGAGTGGCAGAATATTCACAATAAAACAGTTGAATTAGGAAAATCCACAGACCCGGCCATGAAGGCCAGGGCGCAAGAAATATCATCAACCACTGGCAGAGAAAAAACGCAGAATCTTGCAGCAATAATTCAAGATGTTGTTGATACAAAGATTGATTATGCCCAGAAGGTCAGCCTGCAAAGCAAGGCGGATTACATACTCGCCAGAAATATTACGGTGGGGGGAGTTGTGCTGTCCTTGCTGTTGGGGCTTGGGCTGGGATACATGCTTGCCCGCAATATGCTGCGCCAGCTGGGCGATGAGCCCGCATCACTTGCCGATCTTGCCCTTCGCATTGCTGGCGGCGACCTGAACGCCCAGTTTAATCCCCACCGGGGTGAAATAGGCGTTTTTGGCGCTATGAAGCAAATGGTTGCGACCCTCAAGGGGAAAATAGCCGAGGCCGATCAAAAAAGTCAGGAAGCCAGGGAAGAATCTGAACGCGCCCAGCAGGCCACCCTGGAAGCGGAAGCCGCGCGAAAGCAGGCGGAACGAGCCAAGGCTGAGGGCATGTTGCAGGCGGCCCGGCAGCTTGAGGGCGTTGTTGAAATAGTTACCTCCGCATCAGAGGAGTTGTCCGCCCAGATTGAACAGTCCAGCCGTGGCGCGGACGAACAGTCGAGCCGTGTTCGCGAAACAGCTACGGCTATGGAAGAAATGAACGCCACCGTGCTTGAAGTGGCAAAAAATGCGCAGCAGGCGGCGGACGTTTCCAGTCAGGCACAGAAGCAGGCTCTTGAAGGCGCAAAAATCGTCAGTGATGCCGTCAAGAGCATTGAATCGGTGCATAACCAATCGCTTTCCATCATGGACGATATGAACGCTCTGGGCCAGCAGGCAGAAGGTATCGGCCAGATCATGAGCGTTATAGCCGATATTGCCGACCAGACAAACCTTCTGGCGCTCAACGCCGCCATTGAAGCGGCTCGTGCCGGTGATGCCGGGCGCGGATTTGCCGTGGTTGCCGACGAAGTGCGCAAGCTTGCAGAAAAAACCATGTCCGCGACCCAGGAAGTGGGGCAGGCCATCAGCGGTATTCAGGAAGGCACAAAAAAGAATATTGATAATGTGGATAAGTCTGCAGAATCCATCGAAGAAGCCACACAACTTTCAATCCGTTCCGGTGACTCGCTGAAGCAGATTCTGGAGCACGTGCATATGGTCAACGATCAGGTGCAGTCCATAGCCACGGCCAGCGAACAGCAGTCGGCAGCCAGCGAGGAAATCAATCATTCGGTAGAACAGGTTGCCACAATCTCGTCAGAAACTGCGCAGGCCATGGAGCAGGCGGCAAAGGCCGTGGCGGATTTGGCGGAGCAGTCGCAGGTACTTCAGGGGCTTATCCGCGACATGAAAAGTCAGGGGTAG
- a CDS encoding TrkA family potassium uptake protein: protein MDKAIAALSGHCVLCGFGLVGRVVAAELAADGVDVVVVETDDKKAEEIESAGYFLVLGDATSDSVMMRVGLDRAKALVASMSNDPANVYVVLSARAMNPDLYIVSRASDNRHISKLKTAGANRVILPHMIGGQSIAQAIQRPLVESFMHRSNTNDEVLLDEFLVSDTSPLVGKSLAEAALTRSHDVIILAIKGQGSPILQKTRADTVVQAGDVLLVAGSKIHLQGLNEMM from the coding sequence GTGGACAAGGCAATTGCGGCACTTTCGGGCCATTGCGTTTTGTGCGGTTTCGGTTTGGTGGGCCGGGTAGTGGCCGCTGAACTGGCAGCGGACGGCGTTGACGTGGTTGTGGTTGAAACCGATGACAAAAAGGCAGAAGAAATCGAGAGCGCGGGCTATTTTCTTGTGCTTGGCGATGCAACATCAGACAGCGTGATGATGCGTGTTGGGCTCGACAGGGCAAAGGCTCTTGTGGCTTCCATGTCCAACGACCCCGCCAACGTGTACGTGGTGCTCTCTGCCCGGGCCATGAACCCCGATCTCTACATTGTTTCACGCGCCAGCGACAACCGCCACATCAGCAAGCTCAAAACCGCAGGGGCCAACCGCGTCATACTGCCGCACATGATCGGCGGACAGTCCATCGCCCAGGCCATCCAGCGGCCCCTGGTGGAATCCTTCATGCACCGCAGCAACACCAACGATGAAGTGCTGCTCGATGAATTTCTGGTTTCGGACACATCGCCCCTTGTGGGCAAAAGCTTGGCGGAAGCCGCCCTGACCAGATCGCATGATGTTATCATCCTCGCCATAAAAGGCCAGGGCAGCCCCATTTTGCAAAAAACCAGGGCTGACACGGTAGTTCAGGCGGGCGATGTGCTGCTTGTGGCTGGATCAAAAATCCATCTGCAAGGCCTCAATGAAATGATGTAG